A genome region from Macaca nemestrina isolate mMacNem1 chromosome 15, mMacNem.hap1, whole genome shotgun sequence includes the following:
- the LOC105470633 gene encoding melanocortin receptor 3, whose product MSIQKKYLEGDFVFPPTDPAGAPAQISPLSAMNASCCLPSVQPTLPNGSEHLQAPFFSNQSSSPFCEQVFIKPEVFLALGIVSLLENILVLLAVVRNGNLHSPMYFFFCSLAVADMLVSLSNALETIMIAIVHSNYLTLEDQFIQYMDNIFDSMTCISLVASICNLLAIAVDRYVTIFYALRYHSIMTVRKALTSIVAIWVGCGICGVVFIVYSESKMVIVCLITMFFAMMLLMGTLYVHMFLFARLHVKRIAALPPADGVAPQQHSCMKGAVTITILLGVFIFCWAPFFLHLVLIITCPTNPYCICYTAHFNTYLVLIMCNSVIDPLIYAFRSPELRNTFKEILCGCKRMNSR is encoded by the coding sequence ATGAGCATCCAAAAGAAGTATCTGGAGGGAGATTTTGTCTTCCCTCCTACGGACCCTGCTGGAGCCCCAGCTCAGATCAGCCCTCTGTCAGCAATGAATGCTTCGTGCTGCCTGCCCTCTGTTCAGCCAACACTACCTAATGGCTCGGAGCACCTCCAAGCCCCTTTCTTCAGCAACCAGAGCAGCAGCCCGTTCTGTGAGCAGGTCTTCATCAAGCCCGAGGTTTTCCTGGCCCTGGGCATCGTCAGTCTGCTGGAAAACATCCTGGTTCTCCTGGCCGTGGTCAGGAACGGCAACCTGCACTCCCCAATGTACTTCTTCTTCTGCAGCCTGGCAGTGGCCGACATGCTGGTGAGCCTGTCCAATGCCCTGGAGACCATCATGATCGCCATCGTCCACAGCAACTACCTGACCTTGGAGGATCAGTTTATCCAGTACATGGACAACATCTTCGACTCCATGACCTGCATCTCCCTGGTGGCCTCCATCTGCAACCTCCTGGCCATCGCTGTCGACAGGTACGTCACCATCTTTTACGCGCTCCGCTACCACAGCATCATGACTGTGAGGAAGGCCCTCACCTCGATCGTGGCCATCTGGGTCGGCTGCGGCATCTGTGGCGTGGTGTTCATTGTCTACTCGGAGAGCAAGATGGTCATCGTGTGCCTCATCACCATGTTCTTCGCCATGATGCTCCTCATGGGCACCCTCTACGTGCACATGTTCCTCTTTGCGCGGCTGCATGTCAAGCGCATAGCAGCACTGCCACCTGCCGACGGGGTGGCCCCACAGCAACACTCATGCATGAAGGGGGcagtcaccatcaccatcctccTGGGGGTGTTCATCTTCTGCTGGGCCCCCTTCTTCCTCCACCTGGTCCTCATCATCACCTGCCCCACCAACCCCTACTGCATCTGCTACACTGCCCACTTCAACACCTACCTGGTCCTCATCATGTGCAACTCCGTCATCGACCCGCTCATCTACGCCTTCCGGAGCCCGGAACTGCGCAACACCTTTAAGGAGATTCTCTGTGGTTGCAAGCGCATGAACTCGAGATAG